A genome region from bacterium SCSIO 12844 includes the following:
- a CDS encoding VCBS domain-containing protein, whose amino-acid sequence MTEDAAATLTTSGTLTISDTDTGEAVFNAETISGTYGDLTIEADGDWSYSADNSQSAIQALGDGDTLTDTITVTSDDGTTQDITITITGTNDDPTIGGDTTGGVTEDAAATLTTSGSLTISDTDTGEAVFNAETISGTYGDLTIEADGDWSYSADNSQSAIQALGDGDTLTDTITVTSDDGTTQDITITITGTNDDPTIGGDTSGSVTEDAAATLTTSGTLTISDTDTGEAVFNAETISGTYGDLTIEADGDWSYSADNSQSAIQALGDGETLTDTITVTSDDGTTQDITITITGTNDDPTIGGDTTGGVTEDAAATLTTSGTLTISDTDTGEAVFNAETISGTYGDLTIEADGDWSYSADNSQSAIQALGDGDTLTDTITVTSDDGTTQDITITITGTNDDPTIGGDTTGSVTEDAAATLTTSGTLTISDTDTGEAVFNAETISGTYGDLTIEADGDWSYSADNSQSAIQALGAGDTLTDTITVTSDDGTTQDITITITGTNDDPTIGGDTTGGVTEDAAATLTTSGTLTISDTDTGEAVFNAETISGTYGDLTIEADGDWSYSADNSQSAIQALGDGDTLTDTITVTSDDGTTQDITITITGTNDDPTIGGDTTGSVTEDAAATLTTSGTLTISDTDTGEAVFNAETISGTYGDLTIEADGDWSYSADNSQSAIQALGDGDTLTDTITVTSDDGTTQDITITITGTNDDPTIGGDTSGSVTEDAAATLTTSGTLTISDTDTGEAVFNAETISGTYGDLTIEADGDWSYSADNSQSAIQALGAGDTLTDTITVTSDDGTTQDITITITGTNDEPTIGGDTTGGVTEDAAATLTTSGTLTISDTDTGEAVFNAETISGTYGDLTIEADGDWSYSADNSQSAIQALGQGDTLTDTITVTSDDGTTQDITITITGTNDDPTIGGDTTGGVTEDAAATLTTSGTLTISDTDTGEAVFNAETISGTYGDLTIEADGDWSYSADNSQSAIQALGDGDTLTDTITVTSDDGTTQDITITITGTNDDPTIGGDTSGSVTEDAAATLTTSGTLTISDTDTGEAVFNAETISGTYGDLTIEADGDWSYSADNSQSAIQALGDGDTLTDTITVTSDDGTTQDITITITGTNDDPTIGGDTSGSVTEDAAATLTTSGTLTISDTDTGEAVFNAETISGTYGDLTIEADGDWSYSADNSQSAIQALGDGETLTDTITVTSDDGTTQDITITITGTNDDPTIGGDTTGGVTEDAAATLTTSGTLTISDTDTGEAVFNAETISGTYGDLTIEADGDWSYSADNSQSAIQALGDGDTLTDTITVTSDDGTTQDITITITGTNDDPTIGGDTSGSVTEDAAATLTTSGTLTISDTDTGEAVFNAETISGTYGDLTIEADGDWSYSADNSQSAIQALGDGDTLTDTITVTSDDGTTQDITITITGTNDDPTIGGDTTGGVTEDAAATLTTSGTLTISDTDTGEALFNAETISGTYGDLTIEADGDWSYSADNSQSAIQALGDGDTLTDTITVTSDDGTTQDITITITGTNDDPTIGGDTTGGVTEDAAATLTTSGTLTISDTDTGEAVFNAETISGTYGDLTIEADGDWSYSADNSQSAIQALGAGDTLTDTITVTSDDGTTQDITITITGTNDDPTIGGDTSGSVTEDAAATLTTSGTLTISDTDTGEAVFNAETISGTYGDLTIEADGDWSYSADNSQSAIQALGDGDTLTDTITVTSDDGTTQDITITITGTNDDPTIGGDTTGGVTEDAAATLTTSGTLTISDTDTGEAVFNAETISGTYGDLTIEADGDWSYSADNSQSAIQALGDGDTLTDTITVTSDDGTTQDITITITGTNDDPTIGGDTSGSVTEDAAATLTTSGTLTISDTDTGEAVFNAETISGTYGDLTIEADGDWSYSADNSQSAIQALGDGETLTDTITVTSDDGTTQDITITITGTNDDPTIGGDTTGSVTEDAAATLTTSGSLTISDTDTGEAVFNAETISGTYGDLTIEADGDWSYSADNSQSAIQALGDGDTLTDTITVTSDDGTTQDITITITGTNDEPTIGGDTSGSVTEDAAATLTTSGTLTISDTDTGEAVFNAETISGTYGDLTIEADGDWSYSADNSQSAIQALGDGDTLTDTITVTSDDGTTQDITITITGTNDDPTIGGDTTGSVTEDAAATLTTSGTLTISDTDTGEALFNAETISGTYGDLTIEADGDWSYSADNSQSAIQALGAGDTLTDTITVTSDDGTTQDITITITGTNDDPTIGGDTTGGVTEDAAATLTTSGSLTISDTDTGEAVFNAETISGTYGDLTIEADGDWSYSADNSQSAIQALGDGDTLTDTITVTSDDGTTQDITITITGTNDDPTIGGDTTGSVTEDAAATLTTSGTLTISDTDTGEAVFNAETISGTYGDLTIEADGDWSYSADNSQSAIQALGDGDTLTDTITVTSDDGTTKILPLPLQVLMMTLPLVATQLVA is encoded by the coding sequence GTGACTGAAGATGCAGCGGCTACTTTAACCACTTCTGGTACATTAACGATTTCTGATACCGATACAGGTGAAGCTGTCTTTAATGCTGAAACCATCTCTGGTACTTATGGTGACTTAACCATCGAAGCGGATGGTGACTGGTCTTATTCTGCCGATAACTCTCAATCTGCGATTCAAGCTTTAGGTGACGGTGATACCCTTACTGATACAATTACGGTTACTTCAGATGATGGTACAACCCAAGATATTACCATTACCATTACAGGTACTAATGATGATCCTACCATTGGTGGCGACACAACTGGTGGCGTGACTGAAGATGCAGCGGCTACTTTAACCACTTCTGGTAGCTTAACCATTTCTGATACCGATACAGGTGAAGCTGTCTTTAATGCTGAAACCATCTCTGGTACTTATGGTGACTTAACTATCGAAGCGGATGGTGACTGGAGCTATTCTGCTGATAACTCTCAATCTGCGATTCAGGCTTTAGGTGACGGTGACACCCTTACCGATACAATTACGGTTACTTCAGATGATGGTACAACCCAAGATATTACCATTACCATTACAGGTACTAATGATGACCCTACCATTGGTGGTGATACGTCAGGCTCTGTAACTGAAGATGCAGCGGCTACTTTAACCACTTCTGGTACATTAACGATTTCTGATACCGATACAGGTGAAGCCGTCTTTAATGCTGAAACCATCTCTGGGACTTATGGTGACTTAACCATCGAAGCGGATGGTGACTGGTCTTATTCGGCTGATAACTCTCAATCTGCGATTCAGGCTTTAGGTGACGGCGAGACCCTTACTGATACGATTACTGTAACTTCAGATGATGGTACAACCCAAGATATTACCATTACCATTACAGGTACTAATGATGATCCTACCATTGGTGGCGACACAACTGGTGGCGTAACCGAAGATGCAGCAGCTACTTTAACCACTTCTGGTACATTAACGATTTCTGATACCGATACAGGTGAAGCTGTCTTTAATGCTGAAACCATCTCTGGTACTTATGGTGACTTAACCATCGAAGCGGATGGTGATTGGTCTTATTCTGCTGATAACTCTCAATCTGCCATTCAAGCTTTAGGTGACGGCGATACCCTTACTGATACAATTACTGTAACTTCAGATGATGGTACAACCCAAGATATTACCATTACCATTACAGGTACTAATGATGACCCTACCATTGGTGGTGATACAACCGGTAGCGTAACCGAAGATGCAGCAGCTACTTTAACCACTTCTGGTACATTAACGATTTCTGATACCGATACAGGTGAAGCTGTCTTTAATGCTGAAACCATCTCTGGCACTTATGGTGACTTAACCATCGAAGCGGATGGTGACTGGAGCTATTCTGCCGATAATAGCCAATCTGCAATACAAGCCTTAGGCGCTGGCGACACCCTTACTGATACAATTACGGTAACTTCAGATGATGGTACAACCCAAGATATTACCATTACCATTACAGGTACTAATGATGACCCTACCATTGGTGGCGACACAACTGGTGGCGTGACTGAAGATGCAGCGGCTACTTTAACCACTTCTGGTACATTAACGATTTCTGATACCGATACAGGTGAAGCTGTCTTTAATGCTGAAACCATCTCTGGTACTTATGGTGACTTAACCATTGAAGCGGATGGTGACTGGTCTTATTCGGCTGATAACTCTCAATCTGCCATTCAGGCTTTAGGTGACGGTGATACCCTTACTGATACGATTACTGTAACTTCAGATGATGGTACAACCCAAGATATTACCATTACCATTACAGGTACTAATGATGATCCTACCATTGGTGGTGATACAACCGGTAGCGTAACCGAAGATGCAGCAGCTACTTTAACCACTTCTGGTACATTAACGATTTCTGATACCGATACAGGTGAAGCTGTCTTTAATGCTGAAACCATCTCTGGTACTTATGGTGACTTAACCATCGAAGCGGATGGTGACTGGAGCTATTCTGCTGATAACTCTCAATCTGCGATTCAGGCTTTAGGTGACGGTGATACCCTTACTGATACAATTACTGTAACTTCAGATGATGGTACAACCCAAGATATTACCATTACCATTACAGGTACTAATGATGACCCTACCATTGGTGGCGATACGTCAGGCTCTGTGACTGAAGATGCAGCAGCTACTTTAACCACTTCTGGTACATTAACGATTTCTGATACCGATACAGGTGAAGCTGTCTTTAATGCTGAAACCATCTCTGGTACTTATGGTGACTTAACTATCGAAGCTGATGGTGATTGGAGCTATTCTGCTGATAATAGTCAATCTGCGATTCAGGCTTTAGGCGCTGGCGATACCCTTACTGATACAATTACGGTTACTTCAGATGATGGTACAACCCAAGATATTACCATTACCATTACAGGTACTAATGATGAGCCTACCATTGGTGGCGACACAACTGGTGGCGTGACTGAAGATGCAGCGGCTACTTTAACCACTTCTGGTACATTAACGATTTCTGATACCGATACAGGTGAAGCTGTCTTTAATGCTGAAACCATCTCTGGTACTTATGGTGACTTAACCATTGAAGCGGATGGTGACTGGAGCTATTCTGCTGATAACTCTCAATCTGCCATTCAAGCTTTAGGTCAAGGCGATACCCTTACTGATACAATTACTGTAACTTCAGATGATGGTACAACCCAAGATATTACCATTACCATTACAGGTACTAATGATGATCCTACCATTGGTGGCGACACAACTGGTGGCGTAACCGAAGATGCAGCAGCTACTTTAACCACTTCTGGTACATTAACGATTTCTGATACCGATACAGGTGAAGCTGTCTTTAATGCTGAAACCATCTCTGGTACTTATGGTGACTTAACCATCGAAGCGGATGGTGATTGGTCTTATTCTGCTGATAACTCTCAATCTGCCATTCAGGCTTTAGGTGACGGCGATACCCTTACTGATACAATTACTGTAACTTCAGATGATGGCACAACTCAAGATATTACCATTACGATTACAGGTACTAATGATGATCCTACCATTGGTGGTGATACGTCAGGCTCTGTAACTGAAGATGCAGCAGCTACTTTAACCACTTCTGGTACATTAACGATTTCTGATACCGATACAGGTGAAGCTGTCTTTAATGCTGAAACCATCTCTGGTACCTATGGTGACTTAACTATCGAAGCGGATGGTGACTGGTCTTATTCTGCTGATAACTCTCAATCTGCCATTCAGGCTTTAGGTGACGGTGATACCCTTACTGATACAATTACGGTTACTTCAGATGATGGTACAACCCAAGATATTACCATTACCATTACAGGTACTAATGATGACCCTACCATTGGTGGTGATACGTCAGGCTCTGTAACTGAAGATGCAGCGGCTACTTTAACCACTTCTGGTACATTAACGATTTCTGATACCGATACAGGTGAAGCCGTCTTTAATGCTGAAACCATCTCTGGTACTTATGGTGACTTAACCATCGAAGCGGATGGTGACTGGTCTTATTCGGCTGATAACTCTCAATCTGCGATTCAGGCTTTAGGTGACGGCGAGACCCTTACTGATACAATTACTGTAACTTCAGATGATGGTACAACCCAAGATATTACCATTACCATTACAGGTACTAATGATGATCCTACCATTGGTGGCGACACAACTGGTGGCGTAACCGAAGATGCAGCAGCTACTTTAACCACTTCTGGTACATTAACGATTTCTGATACCGATACAGGTGAAGCTGTCTTTAATGCTGAAACCATCTCTGGTACTTATGGTGACTTAACCATCGAAGCGGATGGTGACTGGAGCTATTCTGCTGATAACTCTCAATCTGCCATTCAGGCTTTAGGTGACGGTGACACCCTTACTGATACAATTACTGTAACTTCAGATGATGGTACAACCCAAGATATTACCATTACCATTACAGGTACTAATGATGACCCTACCATTGGTGGCGATACCTCAGGCTCTGTGACTGAAGATGCAGCGGCTACTTTAACCACTTCTGGTACATTAACGATTTCTGATACCGATACAGGTGAAGCCGTCTTTAATGCTGAAACCATCTCTGGCACTTATGGTGACTTAACCATCGAAGCGGATGGTGACTGGTCTTATTCGGCTGATAACTCTCAATCTGCCATTCAGGCTTTAGGTGACGGCGATACCCTTACTGATACAATTACTGTAACTTCAGATGATGGTACAACCCAAGATATTACCATTACCATTACAGGTACTAATGATGATCCTACCATTGGTGGCGACACAACTGGTGGCGTAACCGAAGATGCAGCAGCTACTTTAACCACTTCTGGTACATTAACGATTTCTGATACCGATACAGGTGAAGCCCTCTTTAATGCTGAAACCATCTCTGGCACTTATGGTGACTTAACCATCGAAGCGGATGGTGACTGGAGCTATTCTGCTGATAACTCTCAATCTGCGATTCAGGCTTTAGGTGACGGTGATACCCTTACTGATACGATTACTGTAACTTCAGATGATGGTACAACCCAAGATATTACCATTACCATTACAGGTACTAATGATGATCCTACCATTGGTGGCGACACAACTGGTGGCGTAACCGAAGATGCAGCAGCTACTTTAACCACTTCTGGTACATTAACGATTTCTGATACCGATACAGGTGAAGCCGTCTTTAATGCTGAAACCATCTCTGGCACTTATGGTGACTTAACCATCGAAGCGGATGGTGACTGGAGCTATTCTGCCGATAATAGCCAATCTGCAATACAAGCCTTAGGCGCTGGCGACACCCTTACTGATACAATTACGGTAACTTCAGATGATGGTACAACCCAAGATATTACCATTACCATTACAGGTACTAATGATGATCCTACCATTGGTGGTGATACGTCAGGCTCTGTAACTGAAGATGCAGCAGCTACTTTAACCACTTCTGGTACATTAACGATTTCTGATACCGATACAGGTGAAGCCGTCTTTAATGCTGAAACCATCTCTGGCACCTACGGTGACTTAACCATCGAAGCGGATGGTGACTGGTCTTATTCGGCTGATAACTCTCAATCTGCCATTCAGGCTTTAGGTGACGGTGATACCCTTACTGATACAATTACTGTAACTTCAGATGATGGTACAACCCAAGATATTACCATTACCATTACAGGTACTAATGATGATCCTACCATTGGTGGCGACACAACTGGTGGCGTGACTGAAGATGCAGCAGCTACTTTAACCACTTCTGGTACATTAACGATTTCTGATACCGATACAGGTGAAGCTGTCTTTAATGCTGAAACCATCTCTGGTACTTATGGTGACTTAACCATTGAAGCGGATGGTGACTGGAGCTATTCTGCTGATAATAGTCAATCTGCGATTCAGGCTTTAGGTGACGGTGATACCCTTACTGATACGATTACGGTAACTTCAGATGATGGTACAACCCAAGATATTACCATTACCATTACAGGTACTAATGATGACCCTACCATTGGTGGCGATACGTCAGGCTCTGTGACTGAAGATGCAGCAGCTACTTTAACCACTTCTGGTACATTAACGATTTCTGATACCGATACAGGTGAAGCCGTCTTTAATGCTGAAACCATCTCTGGTACTTATGGTGACTTAACTATCGAAGCGGATGGTGACTGGAGCTATTCTGCCGATAACTCTCAATCTGCCATTCAAGCTTTAGGTGACGGCGAGACCCTTACTGATACAATTACTGTAACTTCAGATGATGGTACAACCCAAGATATTACCATTACCATTACAGGTACTAATGATGATCCCACCATTGGTGGTGATACAACCGGTAGCGTAACCGAAGATGCAGCAGCTACTTTAACCACTTCTGGTAGCTTAACCATTTCTGATACCGATACAGGTGAAGCTGTCTTTAATGCTGAAACCATCTCTGGTACTTATGGTGACTTAACCATCGAAGCGGATGGTGACTGGAGCTATTCTGCTGATAACTCTCAATCTGCGATTCAGGCTTTAGGTGACGGTGACACCCTTACTGATACGATTACTGTAACTTCAGATGATGGTACAACCCAAGATATTACCATTACCATTACAGGTACTAATGATGAGCCTACCATTGGTGGCGATACCTCAGGCTCTGTGACTGAAGATGCAGCGGCTACTTTAACCACTTCTGGTACATTAACGATTTCTGACACCGATACAGGTGAAGCCGTCTTTAATGCTGAAACCATCTCTGGTACCTATGGTGACTTAACCATCGAAGCGGATGGTGACTGGTCTTATTCTGCTGATAATAGTCAATCTGCGATTCAAGCTTTAGGTGACGGCGATACCCTTACCGATACAATTACGGTTACTTCAGATGATGGTACAACCCAAGATATTACCATTACCATTACAGGTACTAATGATGATCCTACCATTGGTGGTGATACAACCGGTAGCGTAACCGAAGATGCAGCAGCTACTTTAACCACTTCTGGTACATTAACGATTTCTGATACCGATACAGGTGAAGCCCTCTTTAATGCTGAAACCATCTCTGGCACTTATGGTGACTTAACCATCGAAGCGGATGGTGACTGGAGCTATTCTGCCGATAATAGCCAATCTGCAATACAAGCCTTAGGCGCTGGCGACACTCTTACTGATACAATTACGGTAACTTCAGATGATGGTACAACCCAAGATATTACCATTACCATTACAGGTACTAATGATGACCCTACCATTGGTGGCGACACAACTGGTGGCGTGACTGAAGATGCAGCGGCTACTTTAACCACTTCTGGTAGCTTAACGATTTCTGATACCGATACAGGTGAAGCTGTCTTTAATGCTGAAACCATCTCTGGTACTTATGGTGACTTAACCATTGAAGCGGATGGTGACTGGAGCTATTCTGCTGATAACTCTCAATCTGCGATTCAGGCTTTAGGTGACGGTGATACCCTTACTGATACGATTACTGTAACTTCAGATGATGGTACAACCCAAGATATTACCATTACCATTACAGGTACTAATGATGATCCTACCATTGGTGGTGATACAACCGGTAGCGTAACCGAAGATGCAGCAGCTACTTTAACCACTTCTGGTACATTAACGATTTCTGATACCGATACAGGTGAAGCCGTCTTTAATGCTGAAACCATCTCTGGCACTTATGGTGACTTAACCATCGAAGCGGATGGTGACTGGTCTTATTCGGCTGATAACTCTCAATCTGCCATTCAAGCTTTAGGTGACGGTGATACCCTTACTGATACAATTACTGTAACTTCAGATGATGGTACAACCAAGATATTACCATTACCATTACAGGTACTAATGATGACCCTACCATTGGTGGCGACACAACTGGTGGCGTAA